The Gemmatimonadota bacterium genome has a segment encoding these proteins:
- a CDS encoding tetratricopeptide repeat protein, with the protein MKTLLLFVPSAVAIALLMWHAWSHRGRRIALSFFISAFLFGVVRGNVIHWITVESQGGVMPYVFTQPVVQIFSASLQAVIGWIFALYVSWWLAERVLARIPALKGDLMATVGMTCVGMAAVGYGVEGGAAAAGWWLWSIPTHNRFFAGVPTVGIAEWFAVGFEFFIPFFLVFCTPHRRRVWAHALWGVFLFHMFLHLFSEPISRAVPTQPFVLWHWISILTLGVLALTGTASTTVETAENRRRSRHELMWVCIGLFTAVMIVAQVGIGGRPDLLISLIPLALLCLMALPKVSMPWILASAVVAWIAEGFGAGFVTSPVAAVLFLQGRAWWGDQWLFRIGVVALFVGIGLGVYRSGVALSRQCEVYMMHLERAARHAGNNRMDLAAREQAAADALAPGDVEAYLQIGYALDRRGFLGLAIAQFRKALDLEPTLFTAHYDLGMALERFRDTTGAEAAFRRSIELAPRFYDGHVRLGTLLLNQGRTDSAQVYFERAVQIDPTHPDARHGLQMIQNKKVR; encoded by the coding sequence ATGAAAACGCTTCTGCTTTTTGTGCCCTCTGCCGTGGCAATAGCCCTGCTGATGTGGCACGCCTGGTCCCATCGAGGTCGCCGCATTGCGCTGAGTTTTTTTATCTCGGCATTTCTATTTGGCGTCGTGCGGGGAAATGTGATTCACTGGATCACAGTCGAATCGCAGGGGGGCGTGATGCCCTATGTATTCACGCAGCCGGTAGTGCAGATATTTTCAGCGTCTTTACAGGCGGTAATCGGATGGATTTTTGCCCTCTATGTGAGCTGGTGGCTCGCTGAGCGGGTGCTGGCGCGAATACCCGCACTTAAAGGCGATTTGATGGCCACGGTGGGAATGACCTGCGTGGGAATGGCGGCAGTTGGATATGGGGTAGAAGGCGGAGCGGCAGCCGCGGGCTGGTGGCTGTGGAGCATACCGACGCACAATCGTTTCTTTGCAGGTGTGCCCACTGTGGGAATAGCGGAGTGGTTTGCGGTGGGATTCGAGTTCTTTATCCCCTTTTTTCTGGTATTCTGTACGCCCCATCGGCGCAGGGTCTGGGCGCACGCGCTGTGGGGCGTATTTCTTTTTCACATGTTCTTACACCTGTTTTCCGAGCCGATTTCACGCGCGGTACCCACACAACCCTTTGTACTCTGGCACTGGATAAGCATCCTGACGCTGGGCGTACTGGCGCTGACCGGTACAGCCTCCACAACCGTGGAAACAGCCGAAAACAGGCGCAGGTCGCGGCACGAATTGATGTGGGTGTGCATAGGACTGTTCACAGCGGTGATGATCGTAGCGCAGGTGGGCATTGGCGGACGACCAGACCTGCTAATTTCGCTGATCCCCCTCGCCCTGCTATGTCTTATGGCATTGCCAAAAGTATCCATGCCATGGATTCTGGCCTCTGCGGTTGTCGCCTGGATAGCTGAGGGATTTGGTGCGGGTTTTGTCACATCACCGGTAGCCGCAGTCTTATTCCTGCAAGGCCGTGCCTGGTGGGGTGATCAATGGCTTTTCCGCATCGGCGTGGTCGCATTATTTGTGGGCATCGGATTGGGCGTTTATCGCTCGGGAGTGGCATTGAGCCGACAGTGCGAAGTCTATATGATGCACCTGGAGCGAGCAGCACGCCATGCGGGAAATAATCGGATGGATCTGGCCGCGAGAGAGCAAGCAGCAGCCGACGCGCTGGCTCCCGGAGATGTAGAAGCCTATTTGCAAATCGGATATGCACTGGACCGGCGGGGATTTCTCGGCCTTGCCATTGCCCAGTTTCGAAAAGCCCTCGACCTGGAACCCACGCTTTTCACAGCGCATTACGATCTGGGGATGGCTCTGGAAAGATTCCGGGATACGACAGGTGCAGAAGCGGCATTTCGCCGATCAATCGAACTGGCGCCCCGGTTCTACGATGGCCATGTGAGGTTGGGAACGCTATTGCTCAATCAGGGCCGCACAGACTCGGCACAGGTGTATTTCGAACGCGCGGTTCAAATCGACCCAACCCATCCGGACGCACGGCACGGCCTGCAAATGATTCAGAACAAAAAGGTCAGATAA
- a CDS encoding fatty acid desaturase, with translation MAEPTYHDHARDLNRELRAAIPEERLTDLHRRRPWRHFWIAFRQTALLVGLPIWIYHVDSFWAWFPASVLLGFAIFSFSVLLHESVHRCIFRKKPRLNDLLGLVYGWISGLAFSQFKRWHLDHHDHLGSTHADPKRAHLSPRINSPWFKLLYCTPMLFPIYFRAVAETFKSYPEQLCRQIKRERTVGIILHLGILTWFWTLDPWFAFKAHLVPVFFIFPIAFTVNRLGQHYVINPDEIANWTTLMRSNWMWNFLYLFSTYHLEHHYFPGVPFYNLRKLQKELKPFFQRKQMVFFSYSQVLYLWFIKNHAPHTQSNLII, from the coding sequence ATGGCGGAACCGACGTATCACGACCATGCGCGAGACTTAAACCGGGAACTGCGAGCGGCAATACCAGAGGAACGGCTAACAGACCTGCACCGGAGGCGGCCCTGGCGACACTTCTGGATCGCTTTTCGGCAGACAGCGCTGCTGGTCGGGCTACCCATCTGGATTTACCACGTCGATTCGTTCTGGGCCTGGTTTCCCGCAAGCGTACTATTGGGATTCGCGATTTTCAGCTTCTCCGTTTTACTACACGAATCCGTACATCGGTGCATTTTCCGCAAGAAGCCCCGCCTCAACGACCTCCTGGGACTCGTGTACGGATGGATTTCCGGACTGGCATTTTCGCAGTTCAAGCGGTGGCATCTGGACCACCACGACCACCTGGGTTCGACGCACGCCGACCCCAAACGCGCGCACCTGTCCCCCCGCATCAATTCGCCGTGGTTCAAACTGCTTTACTGCACGCCAATGCTATTCCCCATTTATTTTCGGGCAGTAGCCGAAACCTTCAAAAGCTATCCAGAGCAACTATGCCGCCAGATCAAACGAGAACGCACAGTGGGAATCATCCTGCACCTGGGAATCCTGACGTGGTTCTGGACGCTGGACCCGTGGTTTGCTTTCAAAGCGCATCTCGTTCCAGTATTTTTTATCTTTCCCATTGCATTTACTGTCAACCGGTTGGGACAGCACTATGTGATAAACCCGGATGAAATCGCCAACTGGACAACCCTCATGCGATCCAATTGGATGTGGAATTTTCTCTATCTGTTTTCGACATACCACCTGGAACATCACTACTTCCCGGGCGTGCCATTTTACAACCTGCGGAAATTGCAAAAAGAACTGAAACCCTTTTTTCAACGAAAACAGATGGTATTTTTTTCCTACAGTCAGGTGCTCTATCTCTGGTTTATCAAAAACCACGCACCCCATACGCAGTCGAATCTCATAATATAA
- a CDS encoding UbiA family prenyltransferase — MEQNGFRAFVVLARPFTLLAPAVGFLAGSAMATGGEIPTAGLVGTLAVTILNAGSNIINQCCDLEIDRINKPTRPMPSGSVSMRGAALLGTACYIIALGLAYLVHPRLLGIFAVGALLTLAYSAPPLRLKRHALSSSLALGFGRGCLLPIGGWAAVEPIWHPAPWFVGLVFGLYVFGASNTKDFADVEGDRAYGMNTLPVLLGPRRAAWMILPFLVLPFALIPIGAMWEWVPSSAQWLGFLALWGGYVGWLMLKRPEALTFESNHISWKHMYLLLMAGHVGFVCVFAIG; from the coding sequence ATGGAACAAAATGGATTCCGCGCCTTTGTGGTACTCGCGAGACCCTTCACACTACTGGCACCTGCCGTGGGATTTCTCGCGGGATCGGCAATGGCTACCGGCGGAGAGATCCCAACAGCAGGCCTGGTAGGCACACTGGCTGTTACAATCCTGAATGCGGGATCAAACATCATCAACCAGTGCTGCGACCTGGAAATTGATCGGATCAACAAACCCACCCGCCCCATGCCTTCGGGAAGCGTATCCATGCGCGGGGCAGCACTGCTGGGAACCGCGTGCTATATCATCGCCCTCGGTCTCGCCTATCTCGTCCATCCCCGGCTGCTGGGCATCTTCGCGGTGGGCGCATTGCTCACACTGGCCTATTCAGCTCCGCCCTTGCGGCTGAAACGACACGCACTCTCTTCGAGCCTGGCACTGGGATTTGGACGGGGGTGTTTGCTACCCATAGGGGGATGGGCGGCTGTGGAACCTATATGGCACCCGGCACCCTGGTTTGTGGGCCTGGTATTCGGCCTCTATGTATTTGGAGCCAGCAACACCAAAGATTTCGCAGATGTGGAAGGAGACCGCGCCTACGGCATGAACACCCTACCCGTACTATTGGGACCTCGGCGAGCAGCGTGGATGATACTGCCTTTTCTGGTATTGCCTTTTGCGCTCATTCCCATTGGCGCGATGTGGGAATGGGTGCCATCGAGCGCGCAGTGGCTGGGCTTTCTGGCACTTTGGGGAGGGTATGTCGGCTGGTTGATGTTGAAGCGCCCCGAAGCATTGACATTTGAATCCAATCACATTTCTTGGAAACACATGTATTTGCTATTGATGGCGGGACATGTGGGGTTTGTGTGCGTATTTGCAATCGGATAA
- a CDS encoding GWxTD domain-containing protein: protein MKNYHFYLAIGLFLGLCGTETVHAQDAESIYTRALQAAHKDSVKQAIDDLEKIAEQQPQPARVLTLIGQLHLQSKQADDAIKAFRKAVQADSGWVEAHLGMGLAYLDLKNDWRGARPHLQRAVALDSTRAKMYYHLARLYRISETGDAVKAAGRAIQIDPEYAPGYLLLGQLYNDDKLDQVAVYYYDQYLKRQPKDQEAAYLFIRSLAESGKKTEAERLLGRLEDPRGYAILSQILMERGNFEDALIAFEEYISTLSEEEGGLYWDISIVATPREAETYRQTPPERRRDFLRRFWLRKDPLKASGGLMRWCEHYRRVLYARENYGRKQFPYDRRGEVYIRYGEPDHRSTSRSLNLNIPQSVGIIQTELARRLYGPDGVHHTFLGPVYPVRTERFINIIDEDNPELDDLPRMPFEGSMQARAGMAAEDTLGFYGYKPVTTGIAGMTVKWEVWFYTRIGGGIEVVFTDEFTSGRYDYAPPPVLTTEDRDRLERVGHDQTLRISRLFSEYSPATFMPRITRDIPEVYNISYYEPLDFHFDTVDFKGTDNNTEIRVFMGVPTRNLYVQDASDTARVQRRVALIDERSGKVYRVQGNVEVMAPRGSRSVLVEEFPLDVPPGDYMLAVQVWRPEADLMGVYQKSVPVDSYNRDTLMVSGIQVARAVAQVDSGTTGQFVRSGFRVDPSPGRIFYQETSFFIYFEIYNLLRDSFGQTRYEVAYTVRDANHTPLLIRALSGLGQMLSGGNREEVTIRYEQTGTQTKSENFVELDLGDIAPGQHEVVVAVKDLNRDIEVFKTARFYVVEAKAQSQ from the coding sequence TGATCGGACAGCTTCACCTCCAATCTAAACAGGCCGACGACGCTATCAAAGCATTTCGCAAAGCAGTACAGGCCGATTCGGGATGGGTAGAGGCGCACCTGGGTATGGGACTGGCCTACCTGGACCTGAAAAACGACTGGCGGGGTGCCCGCCCCCATTTGCAAAGAGCCGTAGCACTGGATTCGACCCGGGCAAAAATGTACTACCATCTCGCCCGCCTCTATCGAATATCCGAAACAGGGGATGCCGTAAAAGCGGCGGGACGGGCGATCCAGATCGACCCCGAATACGCACCGGGATACCTGCTTCTTGGCCAACTCTACAATGACGACAAATTGGACCAGGTAGCGGTTTATTATTACGACCAGTACCTCAAGCGCCAGCCCAAAGACCAGGAAGCGGCCTATTTGTTTATCCGCAGCCTGGCCGAATCGGGCAAAAAGACAGAAGCCGAACGCCTGCTGGGCAGACTGGAAGATCCTCGAGGCTATGCGATCCTGAGCCAAATACTCATGGAGCGGGGCAATTTTGAAGACGCGCTCATCGCTTTTGAAGAGTACATATCCACACTATCCGAGGAGGAGGGAGGACTCTACTGGGACATATCGATAGTAGCAACACCCAGAGAAGCAGAGACCTATCGGCAGACCCCACCAGAGCGGCGTAGAGATTTTTTGCGCCGATTCTGGCTGAGAAAAGACCCCCTGAAAGCCAGTGGTGGACTGATGCGCTGGTGCGAACACTATCGACGGGTACTCTATGCGCGGGAAAACTACGGACGAAAGCAATTTCCCTATGATCGGCGAGGGGAGGTCTATATCCGCTACGGGGAGCCAGACCACCGCTCCACATCCCGCTCATTAAACCTCAACATACCCCAATCTGTCGGAATCATCCAGACAGAACTCGCCCGCCGGCTCTATGGCCCCGATGGTGTACACCACACATTTCTGGGACCTGTATATCCGGTGCGAACAGAACGATTTATAAACATCATCGACGAAGACAACCCCGAACTGGACGACCTGCCCCGCATGCCCTTTGAAGGCTCCATGCAAGCCCGCGCGGGCATGGCGGCTGAAGACACCCTGGGATTTTACGGGTACAAACCCGTGACAACGGGCATTGCCGGAATGACCGTAAAGTGGGAAGTGTGGTTTTACACCCGCATCGGCGGAGGCATCGAAGTGGTATTTACCGACGAATTTACCTCCGGGCGTTACGATTACGCGCCGCCGCCCGTTCTGACCACAGAAGATCGAGACCGCCTGGAACGGGTTGGGCACGACCAAACCCTGCGGATATCGCGACTGTTCTCGGAATATTCGCCTGCCACCTTCATGCCCCGCATCACCCGGGATATACCCGAGGTCTATAACATCAGTTATTACGAACCACTGGATTTTCATTTTGATACAGTGGATTTTAAGGGAACAGACAACAATACAGAAATTCGGGTATTTATGGGAGTACCCACCCGCAACCTCTATGTACAGGATGCCAGCGACACGGCGCGGGTGCAGCGGCGGGTAGCCCTGATCGACGAGCGCTCTGGAAAAGTCTATCGCGTACAGGGCAATGTCGAAGTCATGGCACCGCGAGGTAGCAGATCCGTACTGGTAGAAGAATTTCCACTGGATGTACCTCCGGGCGATTATATGCTCGCCGTTCAAGTCTGGCGCCCAGAAGCGGACTTGATGGGCGTTTATCAAAAATCTGTACCGGTAGATTCATACAACAGGGATACACTGATGGTCAGCGGCATTCAAGTAGCCCGCGCAGTGGCTCAGGTAGATTCGGGAACCACGGGCCAGTTTGTGAGATCGGGCTTCCGGGTAGATCCCTCACCGGGTCGGATATTTTATCAGGAAACATCATTTTTTATTTATTTTGAAATCTACAACTTGTTGCGCGATTCATTTGGACAGACGCGCTACGAAGTCGCCTATACAGTGCGGGACGCCAACCATACGCCGCTGCTGATCCGCGCGCTGTCCGGACTGGGCCAGATGCTATCGGGCGGTAACAGAGAAGAAGTGACGATTCGGTATGAGCAGACAGGCACGCAAACGAAAAGTGAGAATTTTGTAGAACTGGATTTGGGAGACATCGCACCTGGCCAACACGAAGTAGTCGTCGCCGTAAAAGATCTAAACCGCGACATTGAAGTGTTCAAAACAGCTCGTTTTTACGTCGTGGAAGCAAAGGCTCAAAGCCAATGA